In a single window of the Mycobacterium bourgelatii genome:
- a CDS encoding PPE family protein → MVNFLVLPPEINSLRMYLGAGSAPMLQASAAWSGLAEELSAAANSFSSVTSDLVSGAWQGPSATAMAAAASPYSAFLNAASTHAAGAAGQAKAVASAFEAAKSAVVHPLAVAANRDAFVQLVRSNFFGFNAPFIAAVEGAYEEFWAADVTAMTGYHSAVSAVAAQLAPWQQTLQGLPGIGQLFGAPAGVGPAAPGDPNLGIGNKGGGNIGNGNNSGNGAGNIGNGNTGSGNFGGGNTGDNNIGSGNTGNGNIGFGNNGNLNRGFGNVNTSANGPGNIGFGNEGSNNIGLGNTGVGNRGAGNTGDNNIGFGLTGNNLIGIGGTYYNTADGTFAIGLNSGSGNIGFGNSGTGNIGFFNSGDGNVGIFNSGHNVNPADLGKLQGIGIGNSGFGNIGIGNAVQGNFGIGNTGSGNTGFGNTGSVNTGFGNTGAFNTGMENSGSWNTFDGNSGTRNTGFFNSGNANSGSGFTTNSGNLHSGYGNTGNLGSSGFFNTASGAAGNGFMSGFFNTASGASPVIGTNGLISGFFNTGAPTGPGGVTIAGQISGLLNMGSGIPGIFNIVSLLKSLS, encoded by the coding sequence ATGGTCAACTTCTTGGTCTTGCCGCCCGAAATCAACTCGTTGCGGATGTACCTCGGCGCGGGTTCGGCTCCGATGTTGCAGGCCTCGGCGGCGTGGTCAGGGTTGGCCGAAGAGCTCAGCGCGGCCGCGAACTCCTTCTCTTCGGTGACTTCCGATTTGGTCAGCGGCGCCTGGCAGGGTCCGTCCGCGACCGCGATGGCCGCCGCCGCCTCGCCGTACTCGGCGTTCTTGAACGCAGCTTCTACCCACGCCGCGGGCGCGGCCGGACAGGCCAAGGCGGTGGCCAGCGCCTTCGAGGCGGCCAAGTCCGCCGTCGTTCATCCACTTGCCGTCGCGGCGAACCGCGATGCGTTCGTTCAGCTGGTGCGTTCGAACTTCTTCGGCTTCAACGCACCCTTCATCGCCGCCGTCGAAGGCGCCTACGAGGAGTTTTGGGCTGCCGACGTGACGGCGATGACGGGCTATCACTCCGCAGTCTCGGCCGTGGCCGCGCAGCTGGCGCCGTGGCAGCAGACGCTGCAGGGCCTGCCGGGCATCGGCCAGCTCTTCGGCGCACCGGCAGGAGTCGGCCCGGCCGCCCCGGGTGATCCCAACCTGGGCATCGGCAACAAGGGCGGCGGCAACATCGGCAATGGCAACAACAGCGGCAACGGTGCCGGCAACATCGGCAACGGCAACACCGGCAGCGGCAACTTCGGCGGCGGCAATACCGGCGACAACAACATCGGCAGCGGTAACACCGGTAACGGCAACATTGGCTTCGGCAACAACGGCAACCTGAACAGAGGCTTCGGAAACGTCAACACCTCCGCCAACGGCCCCGGCAATATCGGTTTCGGGAATGAGGGCAGCAACAACATCGGACTCGGCAACACCGGCGTCGGGAATCGGGGTGCCGGAAACACCGGCGATAACAACATCGGGTTCGGCCTTACCGGCAACAACCTGATCGGCATCGGCGGTACCTACTACAACACGGCGGATGGCACATTCGCCATTGGTCTGAACTCGGGTAGCGGCAACATCGGCTTCGGCAACTCGGGTACCGGCAACATCGGCTTCTTTAACTCCGGCGACGGCAACGTCGGCATCTTCAACTCCGGTCACAACGTCAATCCCGCCGACCTAGGCAAACTTCAGGGCATTGGCATTGGGAACTCCGGCTTTGGGAACATCGGCATCGGCAACGCTGTCCAAGGCAACTTCGGTATCGGAAACACAGGAAGCGGCAACACCGGCTTCGGGAACACAGGCAGCGTAAACACCGGCTTCGGGAACACGGGCGCCTTCAACACGGGGATGGAAAACTCGGGCAGTTGGAACACGTTCGACGGAAACTCGGGTACCAGAAACACCGGATTCTTCAATTCCGGCAACGCAAACTCGGGCTCCGGCTTCACCACGAACAGCGGCAACCTACATTCGGGCTACGGGAATACGGGCAATCTAGGAAGCTCCGGCTTCTTCAACACAGCGTCAGGTGCCGCTGGCAACGGCTTTATGTCCGGCTTCTTCAACACCGCTAGTGGCGCAAGCCCCGTGATCGGCACGAATGGCCTAATTTCCGGCTTCTTTAACACCGGAGCACCAACCGGCCCCGGCGGGGTCACGATAGCCGGCCAAATCTCTGGCCTGCTCAACATGGGCTCAGGCATCCCCGGCATCTTCAACATCGTTTCGCTATTGAAGAGCTTGAGCTAA
- a CDS encoding PPE family protein, with translation MVNFLVLPPEINSLRMYLGAGSAPMLQASAAWSGLAEELSAAANSFSSVTSDLVSGAWQGPSATAMAAAASPYSAFLNAASTHAAGAAGQAKAVASAFEAAKSAVVHPLAVAANRDAFVQLVRSNFFGFNAPFIAAVEGAYEEFWAADVAAMTGYHSAVSAVAAQLAPWQQTLQGLPGIGQLFGAGGVGPAAPGDPNLGVGNKGGGNIGNGNNSGNGAGNIGNGNTGSGNFGGGNNGNGNIGSGNAGNGNIGFGNNGNGNRGFGNVNNSANGPGSIGFGNVGSNNFGFGNNGVGNLGAGNTGDNNIGFGLTGNNLIGIGNAYYNTANGQFTFTGLNSGAGNIGFGNSGTGNIGFFNSGDGNVGIFNSGFNANPANLGQLQGIGIGNSGFGNIGIGNSGQGNFGIGNTGFANTGFGNTGTLNTGLGNSGLLNTGMENSGNLNTFDGNSGSLNTGFFNSGNANTGSGFNTNSGATSSGFGNSGNAGGSGFFNTTPGGLGDGGISGFFNSASGGVLNGQISGFFNTGVSNAIAGQISGILNRGSGMAGFFSIVQLLKDLT, from the coding sequence ATGGTCAACTTCTTGGTTTTGCCGCCCGAAATCAACTCGTTGCGGATGTACCTCGGCGCGGGTTCGGCCCCGATGCTGCAGGCCTCGGCAGCCTGGTCCGGTTTGGCCGAAGAGCTCAGCGCGGCCGCGAACTCCTTCTCTTCGGTGACTTCCGATTTGGTCAGCGGCGCCTGGCAGGGTCCGTCCGCGACCGCGATGGCCGCCGCCGCCTCGCCCTACTCGGCGTTCCTGAACGCAGCTTCAACCCACGCCGCGGGCGCGGCCGGACAGGCCAAGGCGGTGGCCAGCGCCTTCGAGGCAGCCAAGTCCGCCGTCGTTCATCCGCTGGCCGTCGCGGCGAACCGCGATGCGTTCGTTCAGCTGGTGCGTTCGAACTTCTTCGGCTTCAACGCCCCCTTTATCGCCGCCGTCGAGGGCGCATATGAGGAGTTTTGGGCTGCCGACGTGGCGGCGATGACGGGCTATCACTCCGCAGTCTCGGCCGTGGCCGCGCAGTTGGCGCCGTGGCAGCAGACGCTGCAGGGCCTGCCGGGCATCGGCCAGCTGTTCGGCGCCGGAGGAGTCGGCCCGGCCGCCCCGGGTGATCCCAACCTCGGCGTCGGCAACAAGGGCGGCGGCAACATCGGCAATGGCAACAACAGCGGCAACGGTGCCGGCAACATCGGCAACGGCAACACCGGCAGCGGCAACTTCGGCGGCGGCAATAACGGCAACGGCAACATCGGCAGCGGCAACGCCGGTAACGGCAACATTGGCTTCGGGAATAACGGCAACGGCAATAGGGGCTTCGGAAATGTCAACAACTCCGCCAACGGGCCCGGCAGTATCGGATTCGGGAACGTCGGCAGCAACAACTTCGGGTTCGGCAACAACGGTGTCGGGAACCTGGGTGCCGGGAATACCGGCGACAACAACATCGGGTTCGGCCTGACCGGCAACAACCTGATCGGCATCGGCAACGCCTACTACAACACCGCGAACGGCCAGTTCACATTCACCGGCCTCAACTCCGGCGCCGGCAACATCGGCTTCGGCAACTCGGGCACCGGCAACATCGGCTTCTTCAACTCCGGCGACGGCAACGTCGGCATCTTCAACTCCGGCTTCAATGCGAATCCTGCCAACCTGGGCCAACTCCAGGGTATTGGCATAGGGAACAGCGGCTTCGGCAACATCGGCATCGGAAACAGCGGCCAAGGCAACTTCGGTATTGGCAACACGGGCTTCGCGAACACCGGATTCGGGAACACGGGCACTCTGAATACCGGCCTGGGAAATTCAGGGCTGCTGAACACCGGCATGGAGAACTCGGGCAACTTAAACACGTTCGATGGTAATTCGGGCAGCCTCAACACCGGATTCTTCAACTCCGGCAACGCGAACACCGGCAGCGGGTTCAACACCAATAGTGGTGCCACTAGCTCGGGCTTCGGCAACTCAGGAAACGCAGGAGGGTCCGGCTTCTTCAACACAACACCCGGTGGGCTCGGAGATGGTGGAATATCCGGCTTCTTCAACAGCGCCAGCGGCGGAGTGCTTAACGGCCAGATCTCAGGATTCTTCAATACTGGTGTGAGTAATGCGATTGCTGGCCAAATCTCTGGCATCTTGAATAGGGGCAGCGGAATGGCCGGTTTCTTCAGCATCGTTCAACTGTTGAAGGACTTGACCTGA